The genomic segment CACCAAAAATTAAATATTGAGGATATTCAAGGAAGTTAAAAAGACCTCGTCCTTCTGCCTGGCTGTCTTTTTGATCCAGGCCTTCGACAAAACGCAGAACCACACTATCAAAAGCCCCTAAATGATATAAAAAGTAACTGAGGGTACTAAAAATGACTAATATGCCAAAAAATACAAATATTCTTTTATTCAGATCCCCTTTTTGACTAAATATAAATCCTAAAGTCAGCATTAAGAAGCCAATTGAAGCAGACCTTGACATGGTCAATAGAATTAAGAATAAAGCTAAAAAATAAACGATTATCTTTTTTAAATTACTTTCAGAAATATATAAAAAAATAGCACAGGTAGTTAAAACCCAAAATGCCATCTGATTGGGATCATTAAAAAGACCATTGTATCGTGGTTCAAAATTGTAACGACCTAATCCACTTGCCCAGATCGCAATTTCTATTACATAGGAAAATGGAATAAGAAACAGTATTTTTTCATAAAAAAAGTTAACTTGAGAGGAACTCAAATTCATTAATAATAAAAAAAACAACAAGTTAAAGATCCAGTAAATGGTAGAAACCATATAACTGGGATCTAGAACGATCAAATACCAAGCAAAATTTACACAAACTGTATATGCGACAAAGATTAAGGCTACACTTGAGTATTCGATGGTTATTTTTGAGCTACGGCTGAATAATAAAAATATAGCCGCCATAATAAAAAGGTGACTAAATTGTGGAACCCCACTAGACCAAAAATAAAACTGAGATAAGAAAAATGACAGCAAGATAAAGTATATAACCACTTTATCTTTTAAATTAATATCATCTAAAAAAATAATGTTATTTTTTGAATTACTTTCATTTAAAATAATCATTATCCATTCCTTTTATTATTATCTAATGCCTAGAATCAGCAAAAGAAATGATTAATATTTTTATATTACTAACTAAATTATTTTATTAAACATAGTTAAAATATAATTATTTATATAAAATTTTTTAATTATTAAAAATCTTTTTTTATTAAGAGCCAATAAAAAAATCTAAAAAAATCATATGTTAAAATTTCTGTAGGATATTCTTTTAAAATTTTTATCATCTTTTCTAATGATTTCTTTTTAGATAATAGCCCTAATTCAAATGCATTAATCCACAAAGCTCTCTTTTTTGCTTTATTAAATAAAATATGATTCTGATATTCACTTAGAATCATCATTCTTGAATCGTGCATAAGAGTCGTTTGCTTATGCATATTATTGTCATGCAACCTATACTTTGCAAAAAGCACAGGAAGATAGCATAACTCCCCTTCTTGCGCTAAAAGCAGCCACATATACCAGTCTTCTATTTGTACTTCTGCATTGTAGCCACCTATTTTTTTTAAAGCTTGAGTACGAATAAGTTGTGTAGTAGCGGGCAAATCATGTTCTAACAATAAAATCTGGTCGAAGGTATAACTTTTTCTTTTTTTAACTCTATTTTTCACAAGATTAGAATCATTATCAATAATTGATACTCCTCCAAATACAGCTATACAGTTCTTATTCTGGCTTAGAAATTTGGTTTGTATTTTTATTTTATCTTTTAAGATTATATCATCAGAAGCAAGGGAGGAAAAATATTCCCCCTGTGCCCATTCTAATGCTTCATTTAGAGTTGCGCTTAAGCCCTTATTTGGACGATGTCTAAACTCAAATCGGGTAAACCGTTTTTCACATAATGGAATTAATTCTTGTATTTTTTCTACTGAAGCATCTGTAGATCCATCATCAATAATAATTAACTCAATATTCTGATAAGACTGGTCAATGACACTCTTGATGCTATCACGTATAAACCTTTCATGATTATAACTTGGTATAACTATAGAGACTAAGGGTTGTTCACTTATCATCATATTATTCCCTCTTTATTTTAATTGTTTAAATATAAATAAACTGATTACGATCCAATACAGCCCATAATTTATGAGATGAGCAATAGAAACACCTTCGAAACCAAACACTTGAGTACATATATAAGTTAAAGCAATGAGAGACACTGTAAATATAATCTCTGTACAAATATAGAGTTTAGTCATTGCTTTGCTGAGCATTAAATAAGCCAGTATCCAGCTTCCTATCTTCAAGGCATCTCCCATCATTTGCCAAAGAAATAAATCCTGCATAGGGGCAAAAGATGGACTAAATAATAAGTTGATAATCCAATCACGTAATATGAAAACGCAAATTCCGCCTACAACAGCAAGTGGAAAAATAAACTTATAGCCTAAATAGACCTCTTTCTTAATTTCATCAACTGCATTGAGTTCTGATAAGCGCGGCAAGTAATACACGCCTAATGTAGTGGTTACAAGCAAAAGATATACTGTGCTTAGACGGATCATCGCCTCCCAATAGCCCGCATAAGCCAGGCTAAATTCTTGGGTTAAGTAAGCCCGAATTAACATTTGCGATAGCGGCACACAGATCGCACTGACTAATGCCATGAGAATAAATGAGGCAAATTTTTTGGTAATTCCTAGGTCTATTTTTCCTAATAGTGAAGAAAACTCAAACCAGTCTGCTCTATGACAGAGTATTAATGTCACTATAAATGCAATCGACTGATAAATGGATAATGCAATTAAAGCCCCATATAACTGCAGTTTGATTGCCAAAACCCCAGTGATCACAAGTGCAAATAAACTACCGGCAATATTTGCAAGCACCAGCTTTAAAATTTCTTTTTTCCCATTCAATATGGCTAAAAATAGCGTATTAAAATTGAAAAATATTAAAAAAATAGCAAACCATATAAAAATCGTTTGGTACTTAAGTGATTGAAATATATATAATGCCAGCTGCTTTTGAAAAATAAGTATGAGAATCGCAAAAACGAGACTAAATAGAAAAACAATACTACCTGCTGTTTTCCAGACTGCACGTTGTTTAGTCTCATCTTCATGATATTCAGCCGTATATTTAACTACAGCGGTATTAATGGCACTGCCAGCGAAAGTCGTCACCATTTGAATAAAATTCTGGAATTGGCCGATCGCTGCATATCCGGTAGGTCCTAGATATACAGCCAGAATTTTATTCAGTACAAACATGGTGATGGTCTTAATCAAAACGGCTACACCATTCAGTACACTGGTCCTAAATAGATTCATCTATGCCTGAAAACCATTACATAACCGAACAACCTGCTTTGCTTCATCCATAGATAAAGTTGGTCCAATCGGTAAGCTTAGAACCTCCGCATGAATCTGTTCTGAAACTGGAAAACTTAAGCCATTCCATTCCTTATAAGCCTGCTGCTGATGAGGCGGAATTGGATAATGAATGAGTGTCTGTACTCCGTTTTCTGCTAAATATTGTTGTAATTTTTCCCGATATTTTGTTCTGATCACAAATAAATGCCAGACATGTTGTGCATATGTCTCGGTGTCTATATTTTTGCACGGGAGCTCAATTGCGGTATTTTGAATTTCTTTTAAATACAGATCTGCAATATGCCGACGATGCTGATTCTCCTGATCTAAAAATTTAAGTTTCACATTCAGGATGGCAGCCTGAATTTCATCAAGACGACTATTTACACCTGGTACCAGGTTTTTATATTTTTCATGTGAACCATAATTACGTATAGCTTTAAGCATCTGCGCTAACTCAGCATCGTTGGTGGTAATTGCTCCCCCATCACCGAGTGCGCCTAAGTTTTTACCTGGATAAAAACTGAAACCTGCAGCATCTCCCCAATTTCCTGCTTTTTGACCATTTATTTCAGCACCATGACCTTGGGCCGAATCTTCTAAAACCAGCAAGTTATATTTTTTGGCAATGGCCATAATTTCTGGCATTGCCGCAAGTTGTCCATATAAATGCACAGGCAAAATTACCTTTGTTTTTGGAGTTATGGCTGCTTCAATTTTCTTGGTATCAATATTAAAAGTCGTTATATCCGGTTCAACCAGTACCGGTTTCAGATTATTCTGTGAAATAGCTAAGATACTTGCAATATAGGTATTTGACGGGACAATGACCTCATCTCCTTCATGGAGTTTTCCTAATTCTTTCCATGCGCGTAGCGTTAAAATAAGCGCATCCAAGCCATTAGCAACACCTATGGCATATCGTGTTCCACAATAATTTGCAAAATTATGCTCAAATTTTTCTAATTCTTTGCCACAGATATACCAACCAGAGTCGATTACCTGAGTGCAAGCTGCAATCAGTTGATCACGGTATTGAGTATTTATTGCTTTCAGATCAAGAAAAGGAATCATTCTTATCAATCTCATATAAAAATTTATATTTATTTTTTAATCTCATATTAATTAAAATTAATATACCTATAGTATTTAAATATAATCCTATTTATTTAGTTCATAACCTTTAGATTTAAAGCTTGGCTCCAATAAAAATTGTTTTACTTTCTTATTTAATGGTTTTTCAATAAACCTATACATTAAAAAGCTAGCGATTAGAGTGACAATAAATATAAAAAAGGAAAACAGCATTAAGTCCATATTCAATGAAAATATTTTTCTTATATAATTTAAAATTTGTATTTCCAAAACATGTAGCAAGTAAAAAGAAAAACTGATTTCCCCTGCTAATACCATGTATTTATTTGATAAAAGCTGGGTAATTATACTTTTTTTCTGGGCAACATGAGACAGGGCAAAAATTAAAATAATTGCTGCCATAGGCACCCAATAGTAAATTGAATACCTGTAACTTATATCTATTTTATTATGGAATAAAAAGAATAAAACAAAAAGTAAAATAGCTCCTAATTCAAATATAACTACAGGTTGCTTAATTTTGGAATAGCCGAATTTTACTTTTTCAAAAATATCAAACAGGATAATACCCAACAAAAAGTCAGAAAAACGCACATATGGTGAAATATATAACCAATAGTGATCCTGATTTTTATCAAGCTGAATATTTAGAATCAAAATACCTATAAGATAGAATATAAAAATATAACTTCTGATTTTTTCAGAAATCAAAAATGCAAATGGAAACAGCAGGTAGAAGAACATTTCATCCGAGATGCTCCAGGAAGGAGAATTCAATGAGAAATGGATCTCTTCTGAAGTAAAAAAGCTTTGTATCAGAAAAACATGCTGTATTAAATATTCCCAACCCTTGCCAGACTGAGCAAAAGTTAATAAAAATACCAGTGCGGTTGTGGCAATATGTACGGGATATATTCTGGCTAAACGAGAAATATAAAATTCTCTTTTCGAAATATTTCCGATTAAAAACTTTTCTTTATAATTGTAGGCTAAGATAAATCCACTCAAAATGAAGAAAAAGCTGACCCCTAAAAAGCCTTCGTCAAAAATACTATTAAAAATATTGGCATAATCTGTTTCTTTTAGAAAAGCCAAATGACTCAGAAAAACAAAAAGTGCGAAAAACATACGCAATGATGTAAGCGGCTTAATCACGTCATATATCTCCTTGATATTTATTATTATTTTTTAATTCTATCTTTTGAAGCTTCTTCTTTAGCAAGGCCTTCATTCTAATGAATTAATTTTATTATTTAATGATCTGCTCAACCAAAGTCTGGCCTACTTCTTTTAGAAACTGGTCATAATTACGAATGTAATCACTTTCATCATAGTAATCACTTGCCAGTACCAATAGGATGCAATCTTCTGAAAAATCATGCATCTCATGCCAAACCATAGGGGGGATCAATAATCCCTTATTAGATTGAGCAATTAAAACTTCCTGTTTTTCTCTGCCATTATCCATCAGCATTTTACAGCTACCTTGAATTCCAAAAGCAATCTGTCGAAGTTGCTTGTGTGCATGGAATCCGCGTGGAACATCAGGTTGAGCGCCAGCAATATAATAAAGTCGCTGTATACTGAAGGGTATATTCCGATTGGCTTCTGCGACGACCAGACTGCCGCGGTGATCTCCCAGGTTAGGTAATTCAATCCACTTAATTAAGTTCATGCTCATTACCCCACCAAAGAAATCAGATATTGACCGTAGCCATTCTTATGCATGGTATGACCAATCGCTAAAACTTGCTCTTTACTCAACCAGCCATTGTTCAAGGCGATTTCTTCTAGACAAGCAACTTTATAACCTTGACGTCTTTCGAGGGTTTCAACAAATTGAGCTGCTTCAAGCAAACTACCTTGGGTACCTGTATCTAACCAAGCAAATCCACGTCCCAGAAGTTCAACATTTAGGTCACCACGTTCCAGATAAGCCTGGTTAATTGAGGTAATTTCCAGCTCACCCCGTTCTGAGGGTTTGACCTGTTTGGCAATCTGGATGACATCATTGTCATAAAAATATAAACCTGTCACCGCAAAGTTAGATTTTGGATTTTGGGGCTTTTCTTCGATTGAGATTACCCGTTGCTGTTCATCGAACTCTACGACACCAAAGCGTTCAGGATCTTTCACCTGATAGCCAAATACTGTTGCACCTTTTTGTCGTGCTGCGGCCTGACGTAACATCGGTGTAAAACCTTGGCCATAAAAAATATTATCGCCTAGTACCAGACATACATTGCTTTGACCGATAAATTTTTCACCCAGGATAAAGGCTTGTGCCAGACCATCAGGACGAGGCTGGATCGCATAACTCAGCTCCATGCCAAATTGCGAACCATCCCCTAATAAGCGCTTAAACCCCTCAATATCTTCTGGTGTACTAATCACTAGGACTTCACGAATACCGGCCAACATTAATACCGATAAGGGGTAATAAACCATTGGTTTATCATAAATCGGAAGTAACTGTTTTGAGATTCCTTTGGTAATAGGATGCAAACGTGTACCTGAGCCACCTGCCAAGATAATCCCTTTTGTTGTTCTTAACATTATACTGCCTCCCCTAAACGTTCACGCTGATAAGAACCATCCTGAACACGCTGACACCATTCCAGATTATTCAGATACCATTGCACCGTTTTCCGGATACCTGTTTCAAAGGACTCTTGTGGCTTCCAACCCAGTTCGCGCTCGATTTTTGAAGCATCAATCGCATAACGTAAATCATGACCTGGCCGATCGTTAACAAAAGTAATGAGGCTTGTATAAGTTTTTCCCTCCAGACGAGGCTTGAGCTCATCCAGAATTTTGCAGATGGTTTTAACCACCTCAATATTCTGTTTTTCATTATGCCCCCCGATATTGTAGGTTTCTCCCACGATGCCTTCGGTTGCAACCTGATATAAAGCACGCGCATGATCTTCTACAAAAAGCCAGTCCCGGATCTGTTGACCATTGCCATAAACCGGCAATGACTTACCATCCAGGGCATTTAAGATCATTAAAGGAATCAATTTTTCAGGAAAGTGATAAGGACCATAATTATTTGAACAGTTCGTGATTACGACTGGCAAACCGTAGGTTCTATGCCACGCCCGAACCAAATGATCCGAACTGGCTTTACTTGCTGAATAAGGTGAGCTTGGTAAATAAGGCGTAGTTTCAGTAAATAAGTCTGTTGTACCTTCTAAGTCTCCATATACTTCATCCGTTGAAATATGATGGAACTTGAATCTAGACTTTTTAATCGTAGATAGATTTTGCCAATACTTTCGTGCTACTTCCAATAAGGTGTAAGTTCCCACAATGTTTGTATTAATAAATTCTGCCGGACCATCAATCGAACGGTCCACATGAGACTCTGCAGCCAGATGCATAACGATATCTGGCTGAAACTCTAAAAATAATCGGGTTAAAGATACATGGTCGCAAATATCAGTTTGCGTAAATTGATAACGAGGATGATCCGATACAGAAATAAGTGACTCCAGATTACCTGCATAAGTTAACTTATCAACATTTAATACATGATGTTCAGTCTCGTTAATGAGATGCCGAATGACGGCAGATCCAATAAAACCGGCCCCACCGGTTACCAATATATTCATCACCATTTTGATTATCCTTTAATATTTTTTATTTTACTTTTCACAAATTATTTTTAATGTATTGGTGCCGTCTAGGCACGTCTGTTTTTATTGATTTGTCTATAAGATATATTAATTTTATTACACAAACTACCCATAGAACAGCTAATAATCAAATGTAGTTACATTTTACAAATCCGGATAATGTTTTTTAAACTTAATCCATCTTATATAGGCTTTTAGTTTTCAGATAATTTTCCACTAATATTAATTTAACAATCACCTAAACTAATTAAATATTATTTTAATTAACAACGGATTATTTTGATTAATATAAAAATAAAGTATCTTAAAATTCCTCAAAACATAATTGAATATTAAGAAAAATCAATGATCTAAAAAACCTCTAGATTAGATAAAAATTATATGAAAATACTTTTCTATATTAATTTCAGGGCTTAATTCCTTCTATCATCGAAGAATAGTACTTATTTAAAAAATAACAATTGGAAACAATTAATATTCTAATGCTATCTTAAGCAATTCACTATATCTCTATAGCTTATTTAATCACGGTTTCACGTCCATTTTCGTCAATCTTACAGTTAAATTTCAGCTCAAACTTGTTAAATTGACTTAAGAATAGCTATAGACAAGGTATGTGATCTATTATATTTTTTAGACGTTAATCACATAAACCGAATTCAAAAAAATTAATAATTATTAATAAATACCAATTCTGAACATATAAAAATAAAGGGGTTTCAAGTGAACTACAGACACCTTTTAGGTACTTTTACCTTAAGCCTATCTCTGGTTGGATGTGCAGCAACATCCGGCTTTCAAACGTATGATTTACCGACAGAAGGAATCTATCAAACTGAACTGGGAACTCCAGTTAATCTGGTGAAACTGACTCAGGATACATTACCTGTAGTACAGTCTGCGCAAACGCATAATCTCAGTCATTATGCTCCTCTATTTCAGACTGAGGTGCAGGATTACCGCTTGAATCCAGGAGATATTTTATCTTTCCAGCTATGGGCTTATCCCGAAATTAGTGCCGTTCCTACAGCAAGTGACAATAACAATGGTTATCAGATTGACCGGAATGGTTATATCCAGTTTCCATTCATCAATCGTTATAAAGCAGCCGGAAAAACCCTTCCACAAGTGAATCAGGAAGTACGACGTCTGTTAATTCCTTATTTGAATAATCCAGATGTGGTCGTGAGAGTAATTTCCTATCAGGGACAGCGTTATTCAGTAGTGGGGAATGTAAAATCAGCTGGACAATTTTATCTGACTGATCAGCCGGTAAGTGTGTATACGGCGCTGGGCCTAGCCGGTGGGATTAATGAACAAGGTGATTCCACTTCAATCCAGCTCGTACGCCAAGGTGTGACCTATGATCTGAACACAATTGCTTTGGAAAAAGCGGGTTATTCCTTACACAAGCTACTGATTCAACCCAACGACACCCTGTATATCAGTCCTCGGGAAAACCAGAAAATCTATGTCATGGGTGAAGCCGGCACCAATAAACCATTACCTATCCGTGATCAGGGCATGACGCTCGCTGATGTACTGGGTGAAAGCGAAGGTATTAATCCATATTCTGCCAATCCGAGTCGAATTTATGTCTTGCGTGGCAATTCTGACAACAAGATGACTGAAATCTATCACTTAAGTCTAAAAAATCTGGGAGATTTTGGTCTGGCTAAACAGTTCAAGATGAATAGTAACGATATTGTCTATGTTGATGCTACTGGTCTGACCCGTTGGGAACGCGTAGTGAGCCAGATTCTTCCATTTTCATATGTCGCTGGTTCAGCTATACGATAGGTGAAAGTATGAAAATTAAAAATCTTTTAGCAATCTGTTTTGGACATGTTAATCATCAATTAGTGAATAAACATTTATTTATAAGATCTATCCGTACTTTCAGATTAAATCTATAAGGCTGGATCAACTAAATAATGACTGTTAGTACTAATAAAAACACTATTTTTAATTCCTCCATGGACTTCACCTGTAACTCCATGGTACCCGAAAACCAGATATGAAACAGATTAGATGAAAGACAACATTATTCTGATCAGAATCAGAATGTCTGGTCTTTAGCGGACTCGACATACCCAGAGAGGATAAAAAACAGAATATTGAGAATCCTTTCTCGCAGGGCAGCAAGTCATTGATGCATTTTTTTTGAGTTAATTCAAAATGGCATCAGCGACTGGAAAAATCACTTTTAAACTTTTAGATAGTAAAATTATGAACAAAAATAACAATACCGATAATATGATTGACCTAAAAGGGGTGTTCTTTTCCCTGCTCGCGCAATGGAAGCTCATCCTGCTATGTGGTTTGCTCAGCCTGATTGTAGTGCTGCTTTACCTACGTACCGCAGCAATTAACTATAAGGTTGATGCAATCGTCCAGGTCGAAGAAAGTAGAGGCTCATCAGCTGCTTTACTTGGTAGCCTATCCAGCATTGTGAGTCAGATGTCTTCATCCAATGCCGAGATTGAGGTTTTAAAATCACGTACGATTCTCGAATCCGTAATTGACCGTTTAAATCTGGATCTGCATATTGCCAGCACTGAAGACTCTTTTATTAACCGTTTGATTCAAGGCAGAACTTCTCAAACTGAATATCAGACCGAAACCGTACGCTTTAAGGATGGTCAAAAAAGTTTTGATATCCGTCAGTTTGACGTCCCTGTAGCCTATCTGGATAAAAATCTGCTGCTGAAATTTCAACAACAGAGCTTTAGCCTGATCAATCCACTGACCGAAGAAATCGTCTTTCAAGGCGCACTAAACCAGCCGGTTGAGGCTAAAGCTGCACAGGGCGACTGGAAAATTGCCATCTTTACTCAAGATAATCTTGATAACAGTTATCAGGTGAAAAAGCTCTCATTGCCTGCAGCGATCGATTCTATTCTTGCCAATTATACGATTACAGAAAAAGGTGATCTGAGCGGCGTTTTGCAACTTCGCTATCAGGGTCAAGATAAACAGCACATCACTAAAGTCCTGAATACGATTTTAGCAGTTTACAGCCAGCATAATATTACACGCCGTTCGACAGACACTGCACGAACACTGGCTTTCCTGGATGAACAATTGCCGGATTTAAGAAAACAGCTTGATGATGCAGAGTTTGCCTTCAATCGCTTCCGCCAAAAATATAATACTGTTGATATCACCAGAGAATCAGAATTATATTTAAATCAGAGCGTGAATTTAGAATCACAAAGAGCCCTACTTGAACAGCGACAGGCGGAAATAGGTGCCAAGTATGCAGCTGCCCATCCAGCCATGCGTGAAATTACGGCCCAACTTCGCGTAGTGAATGGCAAGATTCGTGAATTGAATTCAACACTTAAAAATATTCCAGAGATTCAACGCCAATATTTACAACTGTCTCGTGACGTTGAAGTGAAACAGCAACTGTACACCAATCTGGTAAATTCTTATCAGCAACTGCGTGTTGCTAAAGCAGGTGAAAGCGGTAATGTTCATATTATTGATACCGCACTTGAACCAGTTGACCAGATTCAACAGAAACAGCCTCTGATTTTATTTTTAACCTTCTGTTTCGGTATTTTTCTGGGCATCTTGGTGGCGTTGTTGCGTAACATGCTACGTTCTGGTGTGAAAGATAGCAGTCAGATCGAATATCAGTTAGACCTGCCAGTCTATGCCAATATCGCTCATTCGACTGTTCAGAAACCTGGCCTGAAATTACTGAAAAAGAAAAAAATGCCTTTCTTATTGGCATTGAAACACAGTGATGATATGGCAGTTGAAAGCTTAAGAAGCATTCGTACAGCGAGCCACTTTGCTCTGACTCAGGCCAAAAACAATATCATGATGATTTCAGGTCCAGCACCAAAAGTTGGAAAATCTTTTGTTGCCAGCAATCTGGCCGTCATCATGGCAGAGAAAAATAAGCGTGTACTGATCATTGATGCAGACCTGCGCCGTGGTCATATACACAAATATTTTAATCTGGATAACCAGTATGGATTAACTGAATATCTGAATGAACACGTGTCTTTGGATAAAGTGGTACAAACCACCAATGTGCCGAACTTAAATGTCATTAGCTGTGGTGAAAATGCAACTAATCCAGCTGAGCTTCTGAATTCAGAACGCTTCCAGGAGTTGTTGCAAAAACTGATTCCACACTATGACCATATTATTATTGATACTCCACCGGTACTGGCTGTTACGGATGCGATCATTGTTTCCCGATACGTCGGACTTAATCTGGTTGTAGCACGCTATGCAAAAACCCAGATGAAGGAACTGGCACTTACAGTAAACCGCTTTAAACAGGCTGGCAGTACTGTCAATGGTCTGATCCTGAACGATATCCAGCGTTCAGCAGGTGGCAGCTATAGCTATGATTATACATATAGTTATAAGCCGAAAGCCAAAACCAGCTAATCTAATAGCTCCTAAAAAAAACCAGCAATCATTGCTGGTTTTTTCTTTTTTGAGTCGTACCAAATGCAGGTATTCACTTGCTAAAAAACCACCCGTTCTACAAGATTTCTTAAAATTTTCTGCTAAGATGGACTGAACCTCAACGATAACATTAGATTGGACAAATACATGAGTAAGGCCTTACCGATTGCCGTCGCTGTTCTTTTAGGCGGTGCCGCGCTAGTACCTGTTTACTATGCAACTCAAAACCCTGCTACTCAAACTACAAAAGCATCTAAAGATGCCTCTGCTGTCTCTAAAATCAGCTATGCACTCGGTTATGAAGTGGCGCATCAGACTCCTCCTGA from the Acinetobacter sp. YWS30-1 genome contains:
- a CDS encoding polysaccharide biosynthesis/export family protein; the encoded protein is MNYRHLLGTFTLSLSLVGCAATSGFQTYDLPTEGIYQTELGTPVNLVKLTQDTLPVVQSAQTHNLSHYAPLFQTEVQDYRLNPGDILSFQLWAYPEISAVPTASDNNNGYQIDRNGYIQFPFINRYKAAGKTLPQVNQEVRRLLIPYLNNPDVVVRVISYQGQRYSVVGNVKSAGQFYLTDQPVSVYTALGLAGGINEQGDSTSIQLVRQGVTYDLNTIALEKAGYSLHKLLIQPNDTLYISPRENQKIYVMGEAGTNKPLPIRDQGMTLADVLGESEGINPYSANPSRIYVLRGNSDNKMTEIYHLSLKNLGDFGLAKQFKMNSNDIVYVDATGLTRWERVVSQILPFSYVAGSAIR
- a CDS encoding polysaccharide biosynthesis tyrosine autokinase translates to MNKNNNTDNMIDLKGVFFSLLAQWKLILLCGLLSLIVVLLYLRTAAINYKVDAIVQVEESRGSSAALLGSLSSIVSQMSSSNAEIEVLKSRTILESVIDRLNLDLHIASTEDSFINRLIQGRTSQTEYQTETVRFKDGQKSFDIRQFDVPVAYLDKNLLLKFQQQSFSLINPLTEEIVFQGALNQPVEAKAAQGDWKIAIFTQDNLDNSYQVKKLSLPAAIDSILANYTITEKGDLSGVLQLRYQGQDKQHITKVLNTILAVYSQHNITRRSTDTARTLAFLDEQLPDLRKQLDDAEFAFNRFRQKYNTVDITRESELYLNQSVNLESQRALLEQRQAEIGAKYAAAHPAMREITAQLRVVNGKIRELNSTLKNIPEIQRQYLQLSRDVEVKQQLYTNLVNSYQQLRVAKAGESGNVHIIDTALEPVDQIQQKQPLILFLTFCFGIFLGILVALLRNMLRSGVKDSSQIEYQLDLPVYANIAHSTVQKPGLKLLKKKKMPFLLALKHSDDMAVESLRSIRTASHFALTQAKNNIMMISGPAPKVGKSFVASNLAVIMAEKNKRVLIIDADLRRGHIHKYFNLDNQYGLTEYLNEHVSLDKVVQTTNVPNLNVISCGENATNPAELLNSERFQELLQKLIPHYDHIIIDTPPVLAVTDAIIVSRYVGLNLVVARYAKTQMKELALTVNRFKQAGSTVNGLILNDIQRSAGGSYSYDYTYSYKPKAKTS